A DNA window from Vigna unguiculata cultivar IT97K-499-35 chromosome 10, ASM411807v1, whole genome shotgun sequence contains the following coding sequences:
- the LOC114165890 gene encoding protein transport Sec1a-like, with product MSFSDSETSSGASEYKPFRQISRDRLLYEMLRSARSPDSKAWKVLIMDKVTVKVMSHSCKMADITDQEISLVEDLFRRRQPLPTLDAVYFMQPSKENVVMFLSDMSGREPLYKKAYIFFSSPIPKELVNHIKCDTSVLPRIGALREMNLEYFPVDSQGFTTDQDTAMDDLFGNIENTRRFNSCLNNMAIRIATVFASLKELPYVWFRAARETDDESTAAQVRELVPTNLASVVWDMVSKYKSTIPSFPQEETCDLLIIDRTVDQIAPVIHEWTYDAMCHDLLNMDGDKYMHEVPSKTGDEPEIKEVILQDHDSVWLELRHAHIADASERLHDKFTNFVSKNKAAQMQQRGRDGGEISTRDLQKMVQALPQYTEQVEKISLHVEIAGKINTIIRATELRELGQLEQDLVFGDAGAKEVIQFLRKQSTPENKLRLLMIYAIVYPEKFEGDKASKLMQLAKLSPDDMKVITNMQLLAGSHKKKSSGGEGAFSLKFNNQKIKHAARKDRTGEEEETWQLFRFFPMLEELIEKLNKGELPKTEYSCINEPIKSSARGGPAKNSKVPQTAPTTAPNSIRSRRTANWGRSRTSDDGYSSDSTLKNVLTDFKKMGKRIFIFIIGGATRSELRVCHKLTTKLKREVILGTTSMDDPPQYMTKLRTLGERPVEQPLNGLGI from the exons ATGTCGTTTTCCGATTCCGAAACCTCCTCCGGAGCATCGGAGTACAAGCCGTTCCGCCAAATCAGCCGTGACC GGTTATTATATGAAATGCTTAGATCGGCAAGGTCACCAGATTCGAAGGCATGGAAG GTGCTCATAATGGATAAAGTCACTGTGAAAGTTATGTCACATTCGTGTAAAATGGCAGATATTACGGACCAAGAGATTTCCT TGGTGGAAGACCTCTTTCGGAGAAGGCAACCTTTACCAACTTTGGATGCTGTTTATTTCATGCAACCTTCTAAAGAGAA TGTGGTCATGTTTCTGTCTGATATGTCTGGAAGGGAGCCCCTCTATAAGAA AGCCTATATATTTTTCAGTTCACCGATCCCAAAGGAACTTGTAAACCACATCAAGTGTGATACAAGTGTTTTACCCCGCATAGGAGCATTGAGAGAG ATGAATTTGGAATATTTTCCCGTAGATAGCCAG GGGTTTACTACTGATCAAGACACAGCAATGGACGATCTTTTTGGCAACATTGAGAATACTCGCAGATTTAACTCCTGCTTGAATAATATGGCTATTCGAATAGCTACAGTTTTTGCTTCATTAAAG GAGTTACCATATGTGTGGTTTCGTGCTGCAAGGGAAACTGACGACGAGTCTACTGCAGCACAAGTTCGAGAATTAGTTCCTACAAACCTTGCTAGCGTTGTTTGGGACATGGTTTCTAAATATAAATCTACCATTCCAAGTTTTCCACAAGAGGAAACTTGTGATCTGCTCATTATTGACAGAACCGTAGATCAG ATTGCTCCTGTCATTCATGAATGGACCTATGATGCTATGTGCCATGATTTGTTGAATATGGATGGAGATAAATATATGCATGAG GTTCCCAGCAAAACCGGGGATGAACCTGAGATCAAGGAGGTCATTCTACAAGATCATGATTCAGTCTGGCTTGAACTTCGCCACGCTCATATAGCAGAT GCTAGTGAAAGACTGCATGACAAGTTTACCAACTTCGTATCAAAGAACAAAGCAGCACAAATGCAACAAAGGGGAAG AGATGGTGGTGAAATATCTACGCGAGATTTGCAAAAAATGGTTCAAGCATTGCCGCAATACACTGAGCAAGTGGAAAAGATTTCACTCCATGTGGAG ATAGCTGGAAAGATCAACACAATTATCAGAGCAACAGAACTTAGAGAGCTCGGACAGCTGGAACAAGATCTTGTTTTTGGGGATGCTGGAGCAAAGGaagttattcaatttttaagaaAGCAG AGTACACCTGAAAATAAGTTgcgtttgttgatgatttatGCAATTGTCTATCCTGAAAAGTTTGAGGGTGATAAAGCTTCAAAGCTAATGCAG TTGGCAAAACTATCACCTGATGACATGAAAGTTATCACTAACATGCAACTGCTGGCGGGATCACATAAGAAGAAATCATCTGGTGGAGAAGGTGCTTTCTCACTCAAGTTCAATAACCAGAAG ATAAAACATGCAGCACGCAAAGATCGGACCGGTGAAGAGGAAGAAACGTGGCAACTATTTCGATTTTTTCCCATGTTAGAG GAACTCATTGAAAAGCTCAATAAGGGTGAATTACCTAAGACTGAATATTCGTGTATAAATGAGCCAATTAAAAGTAGTGCCCGGGGAGGTCCAGCAAAAAACAGCAAAGTTCCCCAAACAGCCCCAACCACTGCTCCTAATTCAATTAGATCTAGGAGGACAGCAAACTGGGGAAGATCTCGTACTTCAGATGATGGATATTCAAG TGACTCCACGTTGAAGAATGTGCTTACTGATTTCAAGAAGATGGGAAAGCgaatctttatatttattattggcGGGGCTACTCGATCCGAG cTGCGAGTTTGTCACAAGttgacaacaaaattaaaaagggAAGTAATCCTAGGTACTACTTCCATGGACGATCCTCCGCAATATATGACG AAATTAAGGACATTGGGCGAACGCCCAGTTGAACAACCATTGAATGGCCTCGGCATATAA